One Podarcis muralis chromosome 1, rPodMur119.hap1.1, whole genome shotgun sequence genomic window carries:
- the FIGN gene encoding fidgetin isoform X1, which translates to MISSTSVYATLEEIYLLQSGLWGSERGLKMQWTPEHAQWPEQHFDITSTTRSPAHKVEAYRGHLQRTYQYAWANDDISALTASNLLKKYAEKYSGILEGPAERPILSNYSEPPSGLVNGRKSESEPWQPSLNSESVYPMNCVPDVITASKAGVSTALPPADVSASIGSSPGVASNLTESSYSSSTCGSHTVPSLHSGLPSQEYATGYNGSYLHTSYSGQPTPALPSPHPSPLHSSGLLQPPPPPPPPPALVPGYNGTSNLSSYSYPSASYPPQSAVGPGYSPGGAPPPSAYLPSGIPAPTPLPPTTVPGYSYQSHGLTPIAPSALTNSSASSLKRKAFYMAGQGEMDSSYGNYSYGQQRSTQSPMYRMPDNSISNANRGNGFDRSAEPPSLAFKPTKQIMASEQQRKFSQSSRALTPPSYSTAKNSLGSRASEPFGKYSSPVMNEHSDEHRQLLPHPMQGPGLRAATSSNHSVDEQLKNTDAHLIDLVTNEIINQGPPVDWNDIAGLDLVKAVIKEEVLWPVLRSDAFNGLSALPRSILLFGPRGTGKTLMGRCIASQLGATFFKITGSGLVTKWIGEGEKIVHASFLVARCRQPSVIFVSDIDVLLSSQVNEEHSPVCRMRTEFLMQLDTVLTSAEDQIVVICATSKPEEIDESLRRYFMKRLLIPLPDSTARHQIIVQLLSQHNYCLNDKEVALLVQRTEGFSGLDVAHLCQEAVVGPLHAMPATDLSAIMPSQLRPITYQDFENAFCKIQPSISQKELDTYVEWNKMFGCSQ; encoded by the coding sequence GCTTGAAGATGCAGTGGACGCCAGAGCATGCCCAGTGGCCAGAGCAGCACTTTGACATCACTTCAACAACCCGGTCTCCTGCCCACAAGGTAGAAGCTTACCGTGGACACCTGCAACGCACCTACCAGTATGCTTGGGCTAATGATGACATCTCTGCTCTAACTGCCTCAAATCTGCTGAAAAAATATGCAGAAAAGTATTCTGGTATTTTGGAAGGGCCAGCTGAACGGCCTATCCTAAGTAACTACTCAGAGCCTCCATCAGGGCTGGTGAATGGCCGCAAGAGTGAAAGTGAACCCTGGCAGCCTTCTTTGAACTCTGAGAGTGTTTATCCCATGAACTGTGTCCCAGATGTTATCACTGCCAGCAAAGCTGGAGTAAGTACTGCCCTCCCTCCAGCAGATGTCTCTGCCAGTATAGGGAGTTCACCTGGGGTGGCTAGTAACCTGACAGAATCTAGTTATTCTAGTAGTACATGTGGAAGTCATACGGTACCCAGTCTGCATTCAGGGCTCCCATCTCAGGAATATGCCACAGGATACAATGGATCTTACTTGCATACAAGTTATAGTGGCCAGCCAACACCTGCACTTCCTTCACCTCATCCATCCCCTCTGCATAGTTCTGGGCTTTTACaaccacccccacctccaccGCCCCCTCCAGCCCTAGTACCAGGCTACAATGGAACGTCTAATCTTTCCAGTTATAGCTATCCATCTGCAAGTTATCCCCCTCAAAGTGCTGTTGGGCCTGGATATAGCCCTGGTGGTGCTCCTCCTCCTTCAGCAtatctgccttcaggaatccctGCTCCAACTCCTCTTCCCCCTACTACAGTACCTGGTTACAGCTACCAGAGTCATGGTTTAACGCCCATTGCACCCTCTGCCCTGACAAACAGTTCAGCAAGTTCTCTGAAAAGAAAAGCTTTCTATATGGCAGGACAAGGAGAAATGGACTCCAGTTATGGAAATTACAGCTATGGCCAACAGAGATCTACACAAAGTCCTATGTACAGGATGCCCGACAACAGCATTTCAAATGCCAACAGAGGGAATGGCTTTGACAGGAGTGCTGAACCACCATCCTTAGCATTTAAGCCAACAAAACAGATAATGGCTTCTGAACAGCAAAGGAAATTCAGCCAGTCCAGTAGGGCTCTGACACCCCCTTCCTACAGCACTGCTAAAAATTCACTTGGGTCAAGAGCAAGTGAACCATTTGGGAAGTACAGCTCTCCAGTAATGAATGAACACAGTGATGAGCATAGACAACTCCTTCCTCACCCAATGCAAGGCCCAGGACTTCGTGCAGCTACCTCATCCAACCACTCTGTTGACGAGCAACTGAAAAATACTGACGCACACCTCATTGACCTTGTAACCAATGAGATTATCAACCAAGGACCTCCTGTGGACTGGAATGACATTGCTGGCCTAGATTTGGTAAAGGCTGTCATTAAAGAGGAGGTTTTATGGCCAGTATTGAGGTCAGATGCATTCAATGGGCTGAGTGCTCTACCTCGGAGCATCCTTTTGTTTGGACCTCGGGGAACAGGCAAAACATTAATGGGCAGATGTATAGCTAGCCAGCTGGGAGCCACGTTTTTCAAAATCACTGGCTCTGGTCTTGTCACAAAGTGGATaggggaaggagaaaaaattGTTCATGCCTCCTTCCTTGTGGCAAGGTGTCGCCAGCCCTCAGTGATTTTTGTTAGTGACATTGACGTGCTACTTTCATCCCAAGTGAATGAAGAACACAGTCCAGTATGTCGAATGAGAACTGAGTTCCTTATGCAGCTGGACACTGTGCTAACTTCTGCTGAGGACCAAATAGTAGTAATTTGTGCCACCAGTAAACCGGAAGAAATAGATGAATCTCTTCGAAGGTACTTCATGAAACGACTTTTAATCCCACTTCCTGACAGCACAGCAAGACACCAGATAATAGTACAACTGCTATCACAGCACAATTACTGTCTCAATGACAAGGAGGTTGCACTGCTTGTCCAGCGCACGGAAGGCTTTTCTGGACTAGATGTTGCTCATTTGTGTCAGGAAGCGGTAGTAGGCCCACTCCATGCCATGCCAGCCACAGACCTTTCAGCCATTATGCCCAGCCAGTTGAGGCCCATTACATATCAAGACTTTGAAAATGCTTTCTGCAAGATACAGCCTAGCATATCTCAAAAAGAGCTTGATACATATGTTGAATGGAACAAAATGTTTGGTTGTAGTCAGTGa
- the FIGN gene encoding fidgetin isoform X2, which yields MISSTSVYGLKMQWTPEHAQWPEQHFDITSTTRSPAHKVEAYRGHLQRTYQYAWANDDISALTASNLLKKYAEKYSGILEGPAERPILSNYSEPPSGLVNGRKSESEPWQPSLNSESVYPMNCVPDVITASKAGVSTALPPADVSASIGSSPGVASNLTESSYSSSTCGSHTVPSLHSGLPSQEYATGYNGSYLHTSYSGQPTPALPSPHPSPLHSSGLLQPPPPPPPPPALVPGYNGTSNLSSYSYPSASYPPQSAVGPGYSPGGAPPPSAYLPSGIPAPTPLPPTTVPGYSYQSHGLTPIAPSALTNSSASSLKRKAFYMAGQGEMDSSYGNYSYGQQRSTQSPMYRMPDNSISNANRGNGFDRSAEPPSLAFKPTKQIMASEQQRKFSQSSRALTPPSYSTAKNSLGSRASEPFGKYSSPVMNEHSDEHRQLLPHPMQGPGLRAATSSNHSVDEQLKNTDAHLIDLVTNEIINQGPPVDWNDIAGLDLVKAVIKEEVLWPVLRSDAFNGLSALPRSILLFGPRGTGKTLMGRCIASQLGATFFKITGSGLVTKWIGEGEKIVHASFLVARCRQPSVIFVSDIDVLLSSQVNEEHSPVCRMRTEFLMQLDTVLTSAEDQIVVICATSKPEEIDESLRRYFMKRLLIPLPDSTARHQIIVQLLSQHNYCLNDKEVALLVQRTEGFSGLDVAHLCQEAVVGPLHAMPATDLSAIMPSQLRPITYQDFENAFCKIQPSISQKELDTYVEWNKMFGCSQ from the coding sequence GCTTGAAGATGCAGTGGACGCCAGAGCATGCCCAGTGGCCAGAGCAGCACTTTGACATCACTTCAACAACCCGGTCTCCTGCCCACAAGGTAGAAGCTTACCGTGGACACCTGCAACGCACCTACCAGTATGCTTGGGCTAATGATGACATCTCTGCTCTAACTGCCTCAAATCTGCTGAAAAAATATGCAGAAAAGTATTCTGGTATTTTGGAAGGGCCAGCTGAACGGCCTATCCTAAGTAACTACTCAGAGCCTCCATCAGGGCTGGTGAATGGCCGCAAGAGTGAAAGTGAACCCTGGCAGCCTTCTTTGAACTCTGAGAGTGTTTATCCCATGAACTGTGTCCCAGATGTTATCACTGCCAGCAAAGCTGGAGTAAGTACTGCCCTCCCTCCAGCAGATGTCTCTGCCAGTATAGGGAGTTCACCTGGGGTGGCTAGTAACCTGACAGAATCTAGTTATTCTAGTAGTACATGTGGAAGTCATACGGTACCCAGTCTGCATTCAGGGCTCCCATCTCAGGAATATGCCACAGGATACAATGGATCTTACTTGCATACAAGTTATAGTGGCCAGCCAACACCTGCACTTCCTTCACCTCATCCATCCCCTCTGCATAGTTCTGGGCTTTTACaaccacccccacctccaccGCCCCCTCCAGCCCTAGTACCAGGCTACAATGGAACGTCTAATCTTTCCAGTTATAGCTATCCATCTGCAAGTTATCCCCCTCAAAGTGCTGTTGGGCCTGGATATAGCCCTGGTGGTGCTCCTCCTCCTTCAGCAtatctgccttcaggaatccctGCTCCAACTCCTCTTCCCCCTACTACAGTACCTGGTTACAGCTACCAGAGTCATGGTTTAACGCCCATTGCACCCTCTGCCCTGACAAACAGTTCAGCAAGTTCTCTGAAAAGAAAAGCTTTCTATATGGCAGGACAAGGAGAAATGGACTCCAGTTATGGAAATTACAGCTATGGCCAACAGAGATCTACACAAAGTCCTATGTACAGGATGCCCGACAACAGCATTTCAAATGCCAACAGAGGGAATGGCTTTGACAGGAGTGCTGAACCACCATCCTTAGCATTTAAGCCAACAAAACAGATAATGGCTTCTGAACAGCAAAGGAAATTCAGCCAGTCCAGTAGGGCTCTGACACCCCCTTCCTACAGCACTGCTAAAAATTCACTTGGGTCAAGAGCAAGTGAACCATTTGGGAAGTACAGCTCTCCAGTAATGAATGAACACAGTGATGAGCATAGACAACTCCTTCCTCACCCAATGCAAGGCCCAGGACTTCGTGCAGCTACCTCATCCAACCACTCTGTTGACGAGCAACTGAAAAATACTGACGCACACCTCATTGACCTTGTAACCAATGAGATTATCAACCAAGGACCTCCTGTGGACTGGAATGACATTGCTGGCCTAGATTTGGTAAAGGCTGTCATTAAAGAGGAGGTTTTATGGCCAGTATTGAGGTCAGATGCATTCAATGGGCTGAGTGCTCTACCTCGGAGCATCCTTTTGTTTGGACCTCGGGGAACAGGCAAAACATTAATGGGCAGATGTATAGCTAGCCAGCTGGGAGCCACGTTTTTCAAAATCACTGGCTCTGGTCTTGTCACAAAGTGGATaggggaaggagaaaaaattGTTCATGCCTCCTTCCTTGTGGCAAGGTGTCGCCAGCCCTCAGTGATTTTTGTTAGTGACATTGACGTGCTACTTTCATCCCAAGTGAATGAAGAACACAGTCCAGTATGTCGAATGAGAACTGAGTTCCTTATGCAGCTGGACACTGTGCTAACTTCTGCTGAGGACCAAATAGTAGTAATTTGTGCCACCAGTAAACCGGAAGAAATAGATGAATCTCTTCGAAGGTACTTCATGAAACGACTTTTAATCCCACTTCCTGACAGCACAGCAAGACACCAGATAATAGTACAACTGCTATCACAGCACAATTACTGTCTCAATGACAAGGAGGTTGCACTGCTTGTCCAGCGCACGGAAGGCTTTTCTGGACTAGATGTTGCTCATTTGTGTCAGGAAGCGGTAGTAGGCCCACTCCATGCCATGCCAGCCACAGACCTTTCAGCCATTATGCCCAGCCAGTTGAGGCCCATTACATATCAAGACTTTGAAAATGCTTTCTGCAAGATACAGCCTAGCATATCTCAAAAAGAGCTTGATACATATGTTGAATGGAACAAAATGTTTGGTTGTAGTCAGTGa